In one window of Bradyrhizobium sp. AZCC 1721 DNA:
- the pobA gene encoding 4-hydroxybenzoate 3-monooxygenase has protein sequence MRTKVAIIGAGPAGLLLGQLLHGYSIDNVILERQTGEYVLGRIRAGLLEEGTVALLDEVGAGERAHREGLVHHGLELAFGGARHRIDLHGATGKTVMIYGQTEVTLDLMNARKAAGLTTIYQAADVKPLDFETDRPRVSYVKDGVTHEIECDFIAGCDGFHGVSRASVKPSAIQTFERIYPFGWLGILSETPPVSPELIYSNHARGFALCTMRSTRRSRYYVQCPLEDHIDQWPDERFWDELKRRIDQKAADELVTGPSIEKSIAPLRSFVAEPMRFGRMFLAGDASHIVPPTGAKGLNLAASDVHYLSQALREYYEEKSSAGIDGYSAKALSRIWKAVRFSWWMTSMLHKFPDQGEFGARIQLAELDYVVNSKAASASLSENYVGLPF, from the coding sequence TTGAGGACAAAAGTCGCAATCATAGGTGCAGGTCCGGCAGGATTGTTGCTTGGGCAACTACTTCACGGCTACAGCATCGATAACGTCATTCTCGAGCGCCAGACAGGCGAATACGTGCTCGGCCGCATCCGCGCCGGCCTGCTCGAGGAAGGCACGGTGGCGCTGCTCGACGAGGTCGGCGCCGGCGAGCGCGCCCATCGCGAGGGGCTGGTCCACCACGGTCTGGAATTGGCGTTTGGCGGCGCGCGGCACCGCATCGACTTGCATGGCGCCACCGGCAAGACCGTCATGATCTACGGCCAGACCGAGGTGACGCTCGACCTGATGAACGCGCGCAAGGCGGCTGGCCTCACCACCATCTACCAGGCCGCCGACGTCAAACCGCTCGATTTCGAGACCGACCGCCCGCGCGTCAGCTACGTCAAGGATGGCGTCACCCACGAGATCGAATGCGACTTCATCGCCGGCTGCGACGGCTTTCATGGCGTCAGCCGCGCCAGCGTAAAGCCGTCCGCGATCCAGACCTTTGAACGGATCTATCCATTCGGCTGGCTCGGCATCCTCTCGGAGACGCCGCCGGTCAGCCCGGAGCTGATCTACTCGAACCATGCGCGCGGCTTTGCGCTCTGCACCATGCGCTCGACCCGGCGCAGCCGCTATTACGTGCAGTGTCCGCTCGAAGATCATATCGACCAGTGGCCGGACGAGCGCTTCTGGGACGAGCTGAAGCGCCGGATCGACCAGAAGGCGGCCGACGAACTCGTCACCGGCCCCTCGATTGAAAAGAGCATTGCACCGCTGCGCAGCTTCGTCGCCGAGCCGATGCGGTTCGGCCGGATGTTTTTGGCCGGCGACGCCTCCCACATCGTGCCGCCGACCGGCGCCAAGGGCCTGAACCTCGCCGCCAGCGATGTGCATTACCTCTCGCAGGCGTTGCGCGAATATTACGAGGAAAAATCCTCCGCCGGCATCGATGGCTATTCGGCGAAGGCCTTGTCGCGCATCTGGAAGGCCGTGCGCTTCTCCTGGTGGATGACCTCGATGCTGCACAAATTCCCCGACCAGGGCGAATTCGGCGCACGGATTCAGCTCGCCGAGCTGGATTACGTCGTCAACTCGAAGGCGGCGTCCGCGTCGCTGTCGGAGAATTATGTCGGGCTGCCGTTTTAG
- a CDS encoding TRAP transporter small permease, producing the protein MNRAWMDRFIDTIEWIAAGFVGIVALNIFIGVLLRNTFNYAIPDSFDIGRMLLGILIFWGIAATSYRGGHITVDLIWANVGPKYQRMIDVFATLVLLFVVTAQTYTLFDKVRGTYNDNVLTYEVHMPTWPFFAIAWAGDAAAVLLIAIRTWRLVFHPEDIHDAKIKTVE; encoded by the coding sequence ATGAATCGCGCGTGGATGGATCGTTTCATCGATACGATCGAATGGATCGCGGCCGGCTTTGTCGGCATCGTTGCGCTCAACATCTTCATCGGCGTCCTGCTGCGCAACACCTTCAACTACGCGATCCCGGATTCGTTCGACATCGGGCGCATGCTGCTCGGCATCCTGATCTTCTGGGGCATCGCCGCGACCAGCTATCGCGGCGGCCACATCACGGTCGATCTGATCTGGGCCAATGTCGGCCCGAAATACCAGCGCATGATCGACGTGTTCGCGACGCTGGTGCTGCTGTTCGTCGTCACCGCGCAGACCTATACCCTGTTCGACAAGGTGCGCGGCACCTACAACGACAATGTCCTGACGTATGAAGTGCATATGCCAACCTGGCCGTTCTTCGCGATCGCGTGGGCCGGCGACGCCGCCGCTGTGCTCCTGATTGCGATCCGCACCTGGCGGCTGGTCTTCCATCCGGAAGACATCCATGACGCCAAGATCAAGACCGTGGAGTAG
- a CDS encoding TRAP transporter substrate-binding protein: MRKAFLAMLLAASVTPALAQEKTFELKLSHWVPASHPLQKALEEWGAAVEKESGGTIKYKVFPAQQLGKAFDHYDMARDGIADVTYINPGYQPGRFPLIGAGELPFLMSDAKGGSMALDAWYRKYAEKEMKDVKFCLAFIHSPSTFHSRTKKIVTPEDIKGMKIRPAHATMANFVTQLGGTNVQSSAPEVRDIIERGVADSVTFPWGSVVLFGIDKVTKYHIEAPIYVTTFAFVMNKDKYNQMSDKQKKAVDNNCNTEAAGRVGEPWGKYEDAGVEKIKAMTGHEVYKLTPEQTAQWKKAAEPLVKTWGEGVKKNGGDPDAALAELKASLTKYNALAQ; the protein is encoded by the coding sequence ATGAGGAAAGCATTTCTGGCGATGCTGCTGGCCGCCAGCGTGACACCTGCGCTGGCGCAGGAAAAAACCTTCGAACTGAAACTGTCGCATTGGGTGCCGGCGTCGCATCCGCTGCAGAAGGCGCTGGAGGAATGGGGCGCGGCGGTCGAGAAGGAATCCGGCGGCACCATCAAATACAAGGTGTTCCCGGCGCAGCAGCTCGGCAAGGCATTCGATCATTACGACATGGCGCGCGACGGCATCGCCGATGTCACCTACATCAACCCGGGCTATCAGCCGGGGCGGTTTCCACTCATCGGCGCCGGTGAATTGCCCTTCCTGATGTCGGACGCCAAGGGCGGCTCGATGGCGCTCGACGCCTGGTATCGCAAATATGCCGAGAAGGAGATGAAGGACGTCAAGTTCTGCCTGGCCTTCATCCATTCGCCGTCGACCTTCCATTCCCGGACGAAGAAAATCGTCACGCCCGAGGACATCAAGGGCATGAAGATCCGGCCCGCCCACGCCACAATGGCGAATTTCGTCACCCAGCTCGGCGGCACCAACGTGCAGTCCTCGGCGCCTGAGGTGCGCGACATCATCGAACGCGGCGTCGCCGACTCTGTTACCTTCCCATGGGGGTCGGTGGTGCTGTTCGGCATCGACAAGGTGACGAAGTATCACATCGAAGCGCCGATCTACGTCACGACCTTTGCCTTCGTGATGAACAAGGACAAGTACAACCAGATGTCCGACAAACAAAAGAAGGCGGTCGACAACAATTGCAACACGGAAGCCGCCGGCCGCGTCGGCGAACCCTGGGGCAAGTACGAGGATGCCGGCGTCGAAAAGATCAAGGCGATGACCGGTCACGAGGTCTACAAGCTGACGCCGGAGCAGACCGCGCAATGGAAGAAGGCGGCCGAGCCGCTGGTCAAGACCTGGGGCGAGGGCGTCAAGAAGAATGGCGGCGATCCGGACGCGGCGCTGGCCGAACTCAAGGCCTCGCTCACCAAGTACAACGCGCTCGCGCAGTAG
- a CDS encoding YkgJ family cysteine cluster protein gives MQGIAADNQNPCQACGACCSYSQNWPRFTTEDDAALDLIPEQFVNERLSGMRCEGDRCSALSGKVGETTSCLVYAVRPEVCRTCMPGDVECAMARKRHGLPVLDVVPANAGTHNHRVALLKKAVDPRAQ, from the coding sequence ATGCAAGGAATCGCCGCCGACAACCAAAACCCCTGCCAAGCCTGCGGCGCCTGCTGCAGCTACTCGCAGAACTGGCCGCGTTTCACCACCGAGGACGATGCCGCGCTCGACCTGATCCCGGAACAATTCGTCAACGAACGGTTGTCGGGAATGCGCTGCGAGGGCGATCGCTGTTCGGCGCTGTCAGGCAAGGTCGGCGAGACGACGTCGTGCCTGGTCTACGCGGTGCGGCCCGAGGTGTGCCGCACCTGCATGCCCGGTGACGTGGAATGCGCGATGGCGCGAAAGCGGCACGGATTGCCGGTGTTGGACGTCGTTCCTGCGAACGCAGGGACCCACAACCACAGGGTTGCGTTGTTGAAGAAGGCCGTCGACCCGCGTGCCCAATAA
- a CDS encoding PaaI family thioesterase: MTASDIPQGFEPHTRKSPLTDPWEPLYSKKTDKAIIIGLRLAKPHTNGRGLIHGGLIAALADNAMGHSCAHVMGGVSSLVTIGLAVDFVGTAEVGQWLAVESEVVKTGRTICFAQSLIKADEVVIARANATFRVVPKKEPV, from the coding sequence ATGACCGCATCCGACATTCCCCAAGGCTTCGAGCCGCACACCCGCAAGAGCCCGCTTACCGATCCCTGGGAGCCGCTGTATTCGAAGAAGACCGACAAGGCCATCATCATCGGCCTGCGGCTGGCAAAACCGCACACCAACGGCCGGGGGCTGATTCACGGCGGACTGATTGCGGCGCTGGCCGATAATGCCATGGGCCATAGCTGCGCGCATGTGATGGGCGGGGTGTCGTCGCTGGTGACGATCGGGCTGGCGGTCGATTTCGTCGGCACCGCGGAGGTCGGGCAGTGGCTCGCGGTCGAGAGCGAGGTAGTCAAGACTGGCAGGACGATCTGTTTCGCGCAGAGCCTGATCAAGGCCGACGAGGTCGTGATCGCGCGGGCCAATGCGACGTTTCGCGTGGTGCCGAAGAAGGAGCCGGTGTAG
- a CDS encoding LysR family transcriptional regulator, with translation MDRLDAMQAFVAVADLRGFAPAARKLGLSPSGVTRLIAALEDRLGARLLQRTTRQVTLTDAGSRYLERARRILADVEEAEGAVAGERTRPEGQLVISAPVGFGRLHVSAIVTAYLKRYPEVSVDLRLSDRMINLVEDGVDLAVRIGHLPDSTLVARHVGEMRRIVVASPGYLRARGEPQRPRDISAHDTIQFGAMTAALDWRFVEDGREIRVASTPRFATNSSDAAIQYAEQDGGLTRVMAYQAAESLKARRLRIVLTPFEQPAMPIHIVYPTSRLLSAKVRTFVDLVTEIADWHFG, from the coding sequence ATGGACCGGCTCGATGCCATGCAGGCCTTTGTTGCGGTGGCCGACCTGCGGGGCTTTGCCCCCGCGGCGCGCAAACTCGGGCTGTCTCCGTCTGGCGTGACGCGGCTGATTGCGGCGCTGGAGGATCGTCTCGGCGCACGGCTGCTGCAGCGGACGACGCGGCAGGTGACGCTGACCGACGCCGGCTCACGCTATCTGGAGCGGGCGCGGCGGATCCTTGCCGACGTCGAGGAGGCCGAGGGCGCCGTCGCGGGCGAGCGCACGCGCCCCGAGGGGCAGCTCGTCATCTCGGCGCCGGTCGGGTTCGGCCGGCTGCATGTCAGCGCAATCGTGACCGCCTACCTGAAGCGCTATCCCGAGGTCTCCGTCGATCTCCGTCTGTCCGACCGCATGATCAACCTCGTTGAGGACGGCGTCGATCTCGCTGTTAGAATCGGCCACCTGCCCGACTCGACGCTGGTGGCGCGCCATGTCGGCGAGATGCGGCGGATCGTGGTGGCTTCGCCCGGCTATCTCCGGGCGCGCGGCGAGCCGCAGCGGCCACGGGACATCTCCGCGCATGACACGATCCAGTTCGGCGCCATGACGGCGGCGCTCGACTGGCGTTTCGTCGAGGACGGCCGCGAAATACGTGTCGCCAGCACGCCGCGGTTCGCCACCAATAGCTCGGATGCCGCGATCCAGTATGCCGAGCAGGACGGCGGGCTGACGCGGGTGATGGCCTATCAGGCCGCCGAATCGCTGAAAGCGCGGCGCCTCAGAATCGTGCTCACGCCGTTCGAACAGCCCGCGATGCCGATCCACATCGTCTATCCGACCTCGCGGCTATTGTCGGCGAAGGTGCGTACCTTCGTCGATCTGGTGACTGAAATAGCCGACTGGCATTTCGGGTAG
- a CDS encoding glutathione S-transferase family protein — MITLFGFGAGFGLPEISPFVTKTEVQLKMAGLAYRKEKAKPPASPKGQLPYIVDEAETIADSTFIRAHLEAKYGFDFDAPLSLQARAQAWAFERMIEHHIYWALVGARWVDGDNFAKGPAHFFDSAPAHLREKMREDAQFRVAENYLLSGLGRHAPDEDIDLAARSLFALSVQLGDKPFLMGETPCGMDATAFGALAGILTPFFESALRQRTEQFANLTAYVDRMMLLYYPEFAWAPVQQAA, encoded by the coding sequence ATGATTACCCTTTTCGGCTTCGGTGCCGGCTTCGGCCTGCCGGAGATCAGCCCCTTTGTGACCAAGACCGAGGTCCAGCTCAAGATGGCCGGTCTTGCCTATCGCAAGGAGAAGGCCAAGCCGCCGGCTTCGCCCAAGGGGCAGTTGCCGTACATCGTCGACGAGGCCGAGACCATCGCCGATTCCACCTTCATTCGCGCGCATCTGGAAGCCAAATATGGTTTCGATTTCGATGCGCCGCTCAGCCTGCAGGCGCGGGCACAGGCCTGGGCGTTCGAGCGGATGATCGAGCATCATATCTATTGGGCGCTGGTCGGCGCGCGCTGGGTCGATGGCGACAATTTTGCCAAGGGCCCTGCGCATTTCTTCGATAGCGCGCCGGCGCACTTACGCGAGAAGATGCGCGAGGACGCCCAGTTCCGCGTCGCCGAGAACTACCTGCTCAGCGGCCTCGGCCGCCATGCGCCGGATGAAGACATCGATCTTGCCGCGCGCTCGTTGTTTGCTTTGTCGGTCCAGCTCGGCGACAAGCCGTTCCTGATGGGCGAAACACCCTGCGGCATGGACGCCACCGCGTTCGGCGCGCTCGCCGGAATCCTGACGCCGTTCTTCGAGTCGGCACTACGGCAGCGGACCGAGCAGTTCGCCAATCTCACGGCCTATGTCGACCGGATGATGCTGCTGTACTATCCGGAATTCGCCTGGGCGCCGGTGCAGCAGGCCGCCTGA
- a CDS encoding helix-turn-helix transcriptional regulator, whose product MRRADRLFQIIQVLRRTRKPLTADAIAAELETSKRTIYRDITTLIEQRVPIRGEAGVGYILEKGFDLPPLMLTPDEIEACVLGAQWVVGHADPALARAAQDLMAKVAETVPERLRPFVLEPASRARRAWNREPDRIDMVRTRAQIHDGKKITLNYRDEHGRDSQRTIWPIAVGYHEAVRILAAWCELRKDFRSFRTDRVVDAVYHDEKYPERRDILRAKWRRSLVWEAPKDT is encoded by the coding sequence ATGAGACGGGCCGACCGGCTGTTTCAGATCATTCAGGTGCTCCGGCGCACCCGGAAGCCTTTGACCGCGGACGCGATCGCGGCGGAGCTGGAGACTTCGAAGCGAACCATCTACCGCGATATAACGACCCTGATCGAACAGCGCGTGCCGATCCGCGGCGAAGCCGGCGTCGGCTACATCCTGGAAAAAGGCTTCGACCTGCCGCCCTTGATGCTGACGCCAGATGAGATCGAGGCCTGCGTGCTCGGCGCGCAATGGGTGGTCGGCCACGCCGATCCCGCATTGGCGCGCGCAGCCCAGGACCTGATGGCGAAAGTCGCCGAGACGGTGCCGGAGCGCTTGCGGCCATTCGTGCTGGAGCCGGCAAGCCGCGCCCGGCGGGCATGGAACCGGGAGCCGGACCGCATCGACATGGTGCGGACACGGGCGCAGATCCACGACGGCAAGAAGATCACGCTGAACTATCGCGACGAGCATGGCCGCGACAGCCAGCGCACGATCTGGCCGATCGCGGTCGGCTATCACGAGGCGGTGCGGATACTGGCGGCGTGGTGCGAACTGCGGAAGGATTTTCGCAGCTTCCGCACCGACCGCGTCGTCGACGCGGTCTATCACGACGAAAAATATCCGGAACGACGCGATATCCTGCGGGCGAAATGGCGGCGCAGCCTGGTCTGGGAAGCGCCGAAAGATACCTGA
- a CDS encoding pyridoxamine 5'-phosphate oxidase family protein, giving the protein MSDVHTYSSDVAFTPAVKAIQTRKGSREAYASVEARGGWRVEIDENLASFLAETTSFYLATASADGQPYIQHRGGPKGFVKILDNNTIAFADYSGNRQYISQGNLSENPKAHIFVMDYAHRRRVKIWGEARVVEDDPALTKSLMPHGYKARPEQVILFKIAAWDTNCPQHIPQKFDAADVAQALAVRDARIAELESELAALQGRPAAATS; this is encoded by the coding sequence ATGTCTGACGTTCACACCTATTCCAGCGATGTCGCCTTCACGCCGGCGGTGAAGGCGATCCAGACCCGCAAGGGCTCGCGCGAGGCCTATGCCAGCGTCGAGGCGCGCGGCGGCTGGCGCGTCGAGATCGACGAAAACCTCGCCAGCTTCCTGGCGGAAACCACGAGCTTCTATCTCGCGACCGCTTCGGCCGACGGCCAGCCTTACATCCAGCACCGCGGCGGGCCGAAGGGCTTTGTCAAAATTCTCGACAACAACACCATTGCGTTCGCCGATTACAGCGGCAACCGGCAGTACATCAGCCAAGGCAATCTATCGGAGAACCCGAAGGCACATATTTTCGTGATGGACTATGCGCATCGCCGGCGCGTGAAGATCTGGGGCGAGGCGCGCGTGGTGGAGGACGATCCGGCGCTCACGAAATCGCTGATGCCGCACGGCTACAAAGCGCGGCCTGAGCAGGTCATCCTGTTCAAGATTGCGGCGTGGGACACCAACTGCCCGCAGCACATCCCGCAGAAGTTCGACGCCGCCGACGTCGCACAGGCATTGGCCGTGCGCGACGCCCGCATTGCCGAACTTGAGAGCGAGCTGGCCGCTTTGCAGGGCCGGCCCGCAGCGGCAACGTCGTAA